CCAAATAGATATGATATGAAAATATATCACATCACGAATGTAACGGGTACTTGCTTGGTAGTATAAACATTAATTAGTATTCTActgtataaatttgatcaaactttgaTAATTTGACTTAGGGAAAAATTAGGATATCaagttttatttttttgatagaGAGGGTAATAAGTATTCCTGTGTTTCTAGATCCCGAAGCAGTTCCACAACAAACGTAAGATTACGCAATTAAAACCCAATAAACAATGTACAGTTCACATGAGTGCGACGGATGGGCAGGTTCTTCATCCAAGAGAATGTGACCGGCCAAACTCCTCCATCCCCGTAGGCCGTATAGCATTGCAGACATTTCatttaggtcttgtttagtttctcTTTAAAAGTTTATATCTATCGTATCGAACGTTtaatatatgtatggagtattaaatatagactaaaaaataacgaATTATACATATTGTGACTACTTTGTGAGATGATTTTCTAAGTTTAATTCGTCTATGATTTgacaaaaaatactacagtaaCATATGTCCTAATGACGTATTAATTAGGCTTGATAAATTCGTCTCatggtttactgacggattctataatttagtttttttattagtatttgaATATCTAGTACGACGCCCACATGTAACCCCGGATGTGACACCTAAAATTTTAGAATccgaaactaaacaaggcctttagTCAGTAGCTAGTGTGAGGGCCAGTGGCCACCATCTGCTTGCATCGTAGTCCATCTCTAGCTCCAACTACATCCAGAGTTAAGTGCTGGTAGTATTAGGGTCTGTTTGATTTCTATGAGAgtttctaaaatttatgtcacatcgaatgtttagacacatatataaagtattaaatatagactaattacgaagctaattacataacttgcgactaatttacgaggtgaattttttaagcctaattagtccatgatttggtaGAGTGGtgttacagtaaacatatgctaatgacggattaattaggcttaaaatcaTCTCATAAATTAATCTCTATTtatataattggttttgtaattaatctatatttaatgcttcttatTATTTATCTaaacatgtgacatgaatttATTCGTGCAGCTAGACCGGCCCAGGACATATAGATAGGGCACTGGACAAGACCACTCTGTTCGTATTAACTATTAAGGCCGACGACCATTCCATCACCAGTTCGCCATTAACGCGGGTGATGGTCTGATGGAGATCGGTGGGACGTACGCATTGAATAGCCACTCCGAGCTCCTTCTCCTTCACTTTCTTCAGAGGTTGAAGATGAGAGCAGgccacgtcgctcgcctcgatcGGGATCGTCTTCTTCGGCTGCGAACTGCCTTGCTCGCATCGCATGCACATTTGTACTGCTTCCAGGCTCCGCCTGCCAACCACCCTGCTGCTCTGCTCATCCGACTTTGCGCCGTCACAGAGTGAGGACAGGCAGCGTGTTCAATTCAGTTTGTTCGTGTGCTAGTACCCTACTCCCTCTGTCTATACGAGCGAATGAATTTCTAATAACTTTAGGACACATAAGTAACAAAGATAAAAGACCATGTTGCCACTCGTTAAACTGCTAATTCTTAATAGCTCTTTAGTTATCGAGAAGTCTAATTAAGTAGTATCGTTTAGAGTATCCAACAGTAACACAGGATAGAGAGGTTGTGTTAAATACGACCCCGACTACGAGAGAAATTAATGCATATCTGTGGACCTTTCacctctagaaatcgatttttTGAGACATATTTTAGGCTAGAAATTAATTCTTTCAGGGATAGAGGGAGTAGTATATAAAAATACCACCAGAAACTATACCTATCGGCAACAACAAAGATACAAAATTATTGTTCATAGACAAGGCATTCAATTATAAGCGACAATTATTTTATGAGTGAGATATCAGATAAAGCAAAATGCATAATATATATAAAAAGAGTCGCTATGAGATTTGTGCTAGTGaaattttcttaagtttgactaaatttatagcaaatattagcaatatttatatctctaaataagtttattataaaatatagtcaacgatctatctaataatactaattatgtataataaatattaatatttttaatatatttagttaaaattaAAAGTGTTTGAGTTCTCGTAAAGTGATAATGACATTTTTTATGGGACGGAGAAAGTATGACTTAGTGTGTCCATGGTGGAGAGACGTGCCGGGGAGAAAATGGATGAGAGCCGGGGAGAAAATGGATGGTAGGGCTAAACAAGGAGAGAGAGAGTTCAGGCTTTTAGCCCGGTTGTCTGCTGCTGCGTTCATATGTCCACAAGATAGTATGTTCCTAGCGGTTTGAAGTTTTTCTAGGAAAATTATCCAACTTTGTTTACATGGCACTTTCGTCCGTGAGCAAACAGCGAGAATTCCTAAGGAAAGATAACGATTTTCAAATATTGACCTAGGGAAACATAGTTCTCCTAGGGTTCCTTCAGTTTTTCTAGGGAAAACGATGTAAAAAACTCTAGGGAAATTGGTGAATATTGATAGTGCTTTTGGTTCTTGAAGGTGTATATATACTTTTGGGAGATAGGTAGATAGGGACAAAAATCCCTTTTCTTTTGTCTGTGATATAtagaaacacatgcaacatatttGTGTCATTCACATGCAACATATTTGTGTCATTCACAAGGATGTGAAAAACAACATTCAACATGTTTGTCCATTGTCATTAGTGAATCGTGACTATGCATAACAGCATGAAAGATGTTCTTTTGATATAAATTAATTCAAGTTCTTATCGTTTTGTGGCAGCTCGCAAGTTAGTAGATAGATTGAGACACATTGAAATGAACTAGATCCAAAGTTCTTGGTGATCAAAACAAATAAGTGAAGCACAAGCGACCTCTTTGCATTTAGTTCTTCATAATCAAGATAAACAAGTTAATCAGAAGCACAAAGAAGATACAAGAACTAGCAACTTCTCTAACTAGTTCTACTAGTAGTCTTTCTTCCCAATCCCTAAAATATTGTTGCATCCCTCAAATTCAAAATTGTGGTGTCAGTGAGACCTACTCCTTTCTTGGAGCCCAATGGCAAGTCGATATATTCATCCTCCCATTAGAAAAAGGGACATCCTTCCCCATTGCACTAAAAAAGAAACCAAAGCAGGCTCACGTCAAAATCCAAAATACTAAACAAAATCTAAGTCTTCCTGACCCACCTTGTGCACGGGACAATAGTAGAGGACTCGGCCTTCACTCCATTGTTGCTTCAATTTGCACCGCACAACCCACCACTTCCCACATTCACCACAGATAATCAATGGGAGACCATCATACCTACCTAGACCTATTACCAACACACTTGAGTCAATGGGCATGGTGTCGACGACGCTCGCTACGGCGGCGCCGGGAAATTCAGGGAAAGGGAAACGAGGTCCGCCGGACAGGCTGATGACCGATAGAGTGATTAGGTTATGTCTTTACAGAGTCATTGGttgatcctctccctctcttccttccACTCTTCTACTACTCACTGCTGGGCTTGGGCTCACAGATATTACAAACCCATTCTAGGCCAGTCACTCTCTTGTTCTTGGGCCTGCTGCGAATACTCCTCTTGGGCTTAGTGTTTACTAGGTGCGGCATCATGACACCCCCTCCCCTTGCGACCTGGCATGTCCCCGAGCCAGAGCAAAAGGAAAACATTGCTGAATGGCCTCTGCATCTTCCCAGGTAGCAAGTTCTGGATCCAGACCGAACCACTTGATTAGGAGTTGAACAACTACACCTGTACGATGGGGATGGAGACGGCGCTGCAGCACTGCCTTAGGAACTTGCAAGCCTTCTACATATTCTAGAGGATCCACCGAGAAAGGAAACTTGGTCGATAGGGTAGCTTTGAGTAGAGATACGTGGAATATTGGATGAATAGAAGACGACTCCGGCATCTCCAGCTTGTAGGCGATAGCTCCAATCTTCTCTAGCACCTTGTATGACCCAAAGTAATGGAAGGAGAGCTTCTGATGGGCACGAGGAGCAAGTGACGCCTGGACGTACGGTTGGACCTTGAGGAACACCATGTCGCCGATGTTGAAGGATCTCTCTGAGCGGTGCTTGTCAGCATACAACTTCATGCGATGTTGAGCTCGGAGAAGATGTTGGCGaaccaaattaagcatagtggAACGCTTAGTAAGCATGGTTTCAGCATCAGGTACAGATGATGCTTCAGGAGGTGAAAGGTCAAAGTGGCGAGGAGGGTGTCCGTATAGTACCTCGAATGGCGACCTGTTGAGTGAAGAATGGAGACTGGTGTTATACCAATACTCCGCCAAGCTGATCCAGCGCATTCACTGCTTGGGGTAGGAATGGACAAAGCACTAGAGAAATGCTTCGAGGCACTGGTTCACctgtgtaacgtcccgcctctccgaggccaggcccgcttacatctggcagcttctctaggatatagactgccctcacagaccaacacaggtcttttctgcgcactttgtcctcactcgtgcgcacccgggaagaacttcccggtcggtcacccatcgctccaggccaagcacgcttaacctcgaaGTTATttacagatgggcttccggaaaagaagttgcaacttatttgtatgagtatcctattaatcctgttaagccctgggccgggatgttacatcctcaccaccttaagagatcgacgtcctcatcgatcaatcctaagccaggagcgtcttctcttggccacgtccgtgtgtccagagctagcgcatgtgccatgctatgTGATCACGCcagatccacaccagccatgtgcaccatgcctgcgcaactgtgACACATGCGCCCGTGAAACTGCGAGAGtcggctctaataccattctataacatcccgcctctccgagggcgggcccgcttacatctggtagcttctctaggatatagactgccctcacagaccaacacaggtcttttctgcgcactttgtcctcactcgtgcgcacccgggaagaacttcccggtcggtcacccatcgctggttatctggatggtatgggatatgctaaatctaaattggtaactggatgttattggttaatcaagtcattgctatagtacaggtgcttacctagatggataggtcataataaagatgatgcaaagtacttaaaatagttttttcatgatagcttatgcttttcgcaaacaagtcagcta
The nucleotide sequence above comes from Miscanthus floridulus cultivar M001 chromosome 18, ASM1932011v1, whole genome shotgun sequence. Encoded proteins:
- the LOC136524367 gene encoding uncharacterized protein, yielding MKLYADKHRSERSFNIGDMVFLKVQPYVQASLAPRAHQKLSFHYFGSYKVLEKIGAIAYKLEMPESSSIHPIFHVSLLKATLSTKFPFSVDPLEYVEGLQVPKAVLQRRLHPHRTGVVVQLLIKWFGLDPELATWEDAEAIQQCFPFALARGHARSQGEGVS